The following are encoded together in the Rhizobium brockwellii genome:
- a CDS encoding carbohydrate ABC transporter permease produces MSPIAIEVDSPPQSRSFMRRFAGAPLPWIMPVIVVIGIFYLYPVIDVFRLSFTNATLIGDNQDYTLGSITNALSSPQLPDILWATLIFVGGSVIGQQILGIAVAVVVIRGEKRGLFGTTILRTTALVAWVVPGIAGGIIWQMLFSEAPYGALNSILRLMHMPVVAWLSDPAIAPWSTLISNIWRGTAFSMVVMYAALKSIDPSLYEAAEVDGATASQQFFFVTLPQLRAAILVNMILITIQTVNTFDAIITLTGGGPGRATEVISLYVFNIVFRNYDLSGGSVLSVLMLIISLGLAFVYASFLPKEEEQ; encoded by the coding sequence ATGAGCCCCATCGCCATCGAGGTTGACAGCCCGCCTCAAAGCAGATCGTTCATGCGCCGTTTCGCCGGTGCGCCCCTGCCCTGGATCATGCCCGTGATCGTCGTCATCGGCATCTTCTATCTTTATCCCGTCATCGATGTATTCAGGCTTTCATTCACCAATGCGACGCTGATCGGCGACAATCAGGATTATACGCTGGGGTCGATCACCAATGCGTTGAGCTCGCCGCAGTTGCCCGACATTTTATGGGCGACCCTGATCTTTGTCGGCGGCAGCGTCATCGGTCAGCAGATTTTAGGTATTGCGGTGGCTGTCGTGGTCATCCGCGGCGAAAAGCGCGGCCTGTTCGGCACCACCATCCTCAGGACGACGGCGCTGGTTGCTTGGGTCGTCCCCGGAATTGCCGGCGGCATCATCTGGCAGATGCTCTTTTCCGAAGCGCCTTATGGCGCGCTGAACAGCATTCTCAGGCTGATGCACATGCCTGTTGTCGCCTGGCTCTCGGACCCTGCTATTGCGCCGTGGTCCACCCTCATCTCCAACATATGGCGCGGCACCGCATTTTCGATGGTCGTCATGTATGCGGCGCTGAAGTCGATCGATCCCTCGCTCTATGAAGCGGCTGAGGTCGACGGCGCGACGGCATCGCAGCAGTTTTTCTTCGTCACGCTTCCGCAGTTGCGTGCGGCAATCCTCGTCAACATGATCCTGATTACGATCCAGACGGTGAATACCTTCGATGCAATCATCACGCTGACGGGCGGCGGTCCTGGGCGTGCGACCGAGGTTATCTCGCTCTACGTCTTCAATATCGTCTTTAGAAACTACGACCTGTCCGGCGGCAGCGTGCTCTCCGTGCTCATGCTGATCATCAGCCTCGGGCTCGCCTTCGTCTATGCGTCGTTCCTGCCGAAGGAGGAAGAGCAATGA
- a CDS encoding sugar phosphate isomerase/epimerase family protein, with amino-acid sequence MRIGFYTSTFNDRPLEEVVDFAASAGFDAIEIDVGGHIKTPDQVEAAVALARSRNLFVSSITYFGNQLDADRAKRGALRAKTADFAGAIGEAGVPIFVIFPGRDDTASDEANYDDFADFANGLIAETQSYGLTFAIENWPGPKDNFIGTTPRGWQELFQRIRDPRFGLEFDPSHLIRIGVDPYQAMEAVKDRISILHAKDTAIDPESLQAVGYHSKGWWQYKLPGLGVIDWPRFLRQARGAGFDGTLSIEHEDAAYGWPGKDLAARKQGERLGLDYLRNVLSGL; translated from the coding sequence GTGAGGATCGGCTTTTACACCTCGACATTCAACGATCGCCCCCTGGAGGAAGTGGTGGATTTCGCCGCATCGGCAGGTTTCGACGCAATCGAGATCGATGTCGGCGGCCATATCAAGACGCCCGATCAGGTGGAGGCCGCCGTCGCGCTCGCACGCAGCCGCAACCTCTTCGTGTCGTCAATCACCTATTTCGGCAATCAGCTCGATGCTGACCGCGCAAAGCGTGGGGCGCTTCGGGCGAAGACCGCCGACTTTGCCGGCGCGATCGGTGAAGCGGGTGTGCCAATCTTTGTGATCTTCCCCGGCCGGGACGACACTGCAAGCGACGAAGCCAACTATGATGACTTCGCCGATTTCGCCAACGGCCTGATCGCTGAGACGCAGTCATACGGCCTGACCTTTGCAATCGAGAACTGGCCGGGTCCGAAGGACAATTTCATCGGAACGACGCCAAGAGGCTGGCAGGAGCTTTTTCAGAGAATCAGGGATCCCCGCTTCGGGCTGGAATTCGATCCCTCGCACCTCATTCGCATCGGCGTCGATCCCTATCAGGCGATGGAGGCGGTGAAGGATCGCATCTCCATCCTTCACGCCAAGGACACGGCAATCGATCCGGAGAGCTTGCAGGCTGTCGGCTATCACAGCAAGGGCTGGTGGCAATACAAGCTGCCGGGGCTCGGCGTGATCGACTGGCCGCGTTTCCTGCGCCAGGCCCGCGGGGCTGGCTTCGACGGCACGCTGTCGATCGAACATGAGGATGCCGCCTATGGCTGGCCGGGCAAGGACTTGGCCGCGCGCAAACAGGGCGAGCGCCTCGGCCTCGATTATTTGAGAAATGTCCTGAGCGGACTTTGA
- a CDS encoding ABC transporter substrate-binding protein, with product MKSATVSAFALSTMLFSASTSFAQELATKDRIGLADAPKSLVVRLTNDSPNNSDPAIAEGYQKLFVDFIKKHPDWKLQMQFMSSDIGTEQAKMLEQAKAGNAPDCAAVDSFVLSQFMVNHVLADFTPYFSKEEVDDLFPFIRSGITDKDQTVRAWWWDTDLRVLYRNKSIVADAPQTWDDLKKAALASTKEGMEGVLFNGGRWEGTTFDWLANYWALGGKLVDDSGKPVFGEGENKEKFLKALNYFKDLVDSGAAPKRVSTIANYDDLNAAAAAATTALFIGGNWQYAQLKATLDEDEFNNWTFSPIPGPSADQRSTGTGGWTIASFSKDKDKVEMCANLAREVYMGPANALQQQLPTRKSLFDKYEVFSTEANKTFAKALVDGQARPGVPIYPEISNQIQIMMGDVLSGTKKPEDALNAAYNAALEAYKRL from the coding sequence ATGAAGAGCGCCACCGTCAGCGCATTTGCGCTGAGCACCATGTTATTTTCAGCATCTACTTCATTTGCCCAGGAACTTGCCACGAAGGACAGGATCGGCCTTGCCGATGCGCCCAAATCCCTCGTCGTCCGTTTGACGAACGACAGTCCCAACAATTCGGATCCGGCGATCGCCGAGGGCTATCAGAAGCTCTTCGTCGATTTCATCAAGAAGCATCCGGACTGGAAATTGCAGATGCAATTCATGTCCTCGGACATCGGCACCGAACAGGCCAAGATGCTGGAGCAGGCCAAGGCCGGCAACGCGCCTGACTGCGCCGCTGTCGACTCCTTCGTGCTTTCGCAATTCATGGTCAATCACGTGCTTGCGGACTTCACGCCGTATTTTTCGAAGGAGGAAGTGGATGACCTTTTCCCCTTCATCCGCAGTGGCATCACGGATAAGGACCAGACGGTCCGCGCCTGGTGGTGGGATACCGATCTTCGTGTGCTCTACCGCAACAAGTCGATCGTTGCCGATGCGCCTCAGACATGGGACGACCTGAAAAAGGCCGCGCTCGCCTCTACCAAGGAGGGCATGGAAGGTGTCCTCTTCAATGGCGGGCGCTGGGAAGGGACGACGTTCGACTGGCTCGCGAATTATTGGGCGCTGGGCGGCAAGCTCGTCGATGATTCAGGCAAGCCGGTATTCGGCGAAGGCGAGAACAAGGAGAAATTCCTGAAGGCCCTGAATTATTTCAAGGATCTCGTCGATTCGGGTGCCGCGCCCAAGCGCGTCAGCACGATCGCGAATTATGACGATTTGAATGCTGCGGCCGCAGCGGCGACGACGGCTCTCTTCATCGGCGGCAACTGGCAATATGCGCAGTTGAAGGCCACGCTCGACGAGGACGAGTTCAACAACTGGACCTTCTCGCCGATCCCCGGCCCCAGCGCCGATCAGCGTTCGACCGGCACCGGCGGTTGGACGATCGCCTCCTTCAGCAAGGACAAGGATAAGGTCGAGATGTGCGCCAACCTCGCCCGCGAGGTTTATATGGGGCCGGCAAACGCGCTGCAGCAGCAGTTGCCGACCAGGAAATCGCTGTTCGACAAATATGAGGTCTTCTCCACCGAAGCCAACAAGACCTTCGCCAAGGCTCTGGTCGACGGACAGGCACGCCCGGGTGTGCCGATCTATCCCGAAATCTCCAACCAGATCCAGATCATGATGGGCGACGTGCTCTCAGGCACCAAAAAGCCGGAAGACGCCTTGAATGCCGCCTACAACGCGGCGCTGGAGGCTTACAAGCGACTCTAG
- a CDS encoding alpha-mannosidase: protein MPLTIAQRLDRLKVRIAELAHWRDRQSAPIDGWTFEGEPIAHQQDWPHRQGVVHFAATAEAPEAWPLADIRLQLDLGGESLITLSYPDDETETFGLDPYHQEFPLKGRRFSIATETVARFPFGEPNRAPRLNKARFIWLDGPAHRLHLLLKQVAEAIDVLGEHEVVPRLMDAAEHALRSLDWPSDTAAYISRTSGAVMQQKIWELPELETNPAGLTDEQSGSAATAFEALTARLRELQKRFPPNGELLLTGHAHIDLAWLWPYRETRRKMRRTFNTALSLMERSEDFRFNQSTAHYYAQMEEEDPELLERIKNKVADGKWETVGGMWVEPDTNMPTGESLARQVLYGQRYFEKTFGTRHTVCWLPDCFGFSGALPQILRQGGIDSFFTIKVNWSETNHIPSDLFWWKGLDGSRVLTHTFDNPMQGYNGFVQPDCYVPTWKNFRGKTQHDTSLLAVGYGDGGGGVTPEMVEREVQLRDFPAIPQARWGTVKSYYEQAHRTAGEKNLPVWDGEIYLELHRATLTSQSGVKRKHRQAERALITAETIASLAHMLGADSPRSLEADWRVVLKNEFHDILPGSSIREVYQDAEQELDGVIEHAKAEQAAGLQALSAKLPKGGVGDALVVVNPSLAARPLSATLSDGTVIAAADLVAPLSVAVFDKGSLRPARGLTAGPDRLENDHLSVSIGKDGAVSSLLHKATGREAVDGSANQLWVYPADKPRNWDAWDIDADYAEKAVRLDAPDSITLVEDGPHRAAIRVVYRYRNSSVTQTYVLTANARRLDIETKIDWHDRRTLLRTLNPVAAQARKATFECAFGIVERATHTNTSWEQAMFEAVAHRFVDISEPDFGVALLNNAKYGHSARGNVIGMSLVRGPIYPDPLADEGEQSFTYALMPHEGTWHEGGVLDEAIDLNQPLVAAEASGLSTGTFAPLTVTGIPVAFSGLKPAEEGDGLILRLYEPAGRRGKLSLGLPSGWAASQPLNILEEPMERKGPADIMPFEIRTWKLETA from the coding sequence ATGCCTCTGACCATTGCCCAGCGCCTTGATCGTTTGAAAGTTCGCATTGCCGAGTTGGCTCATTGGCGGGATAGACAAAGTGCTCCGATCGACGGCTGGACTTTCGAGGGCGAGCCGATCGCACATCAGCAGGATTGGCCGCACCGCCAGGGGGTGGTGCATTTTGCCGCGACCGCTGAAGCGCCGGAGGCGTGGCCTCTGGCAGATATTCGCCTGCAACTCGATCTTGGTGGCGAGAGCCTGATTACTCTCAGCTACCCCGACGACGAAACCGAAACATTCGGTCTCGATCCCTATCATCAGGAATTCCCTCTGAAGGGCCGGCGTTTCTCGATCGCGACGGAAACCGTCGCCCGCTTTCCATTCGGCGAACCCAATCGCGCTCCGCGGCTCAACAAGGCCCGGTTTATCTGGCTCGATGGTCCAGCTCACCGCCTGCATCTTCTGTTGAAGCAGGTTGCCGAGGCAATCGATGTGCTGGGCGAGCATGAAGTCGTGCCGCGTCTGATGGATGCCGCCGAGCATGCGTTGCGCAGCCTCGACTGGCCATCGGATACGGCCGCCTATATCTCCCGCACATCCGGCGCTGTCATGCAGCAGAAGATCTGGGAACTGCCGGAGCTTGAGACAAATCCGGCGGGCCTCACGGACGAACAAAGCGGCTCGGCAGCCACGGCCTTCGAGGCTCTGACGGCGAGGTTGAGGGAGTTGCAGAAGCGCTTCCCGCCGAATGGAGAACTGCTGCTGACGGGCCATGCGCATATCGATCTGGCCTGGCTTTGGCCTTATCGCGAGACGCGGCGGAAAATGCGGCGCACCTTCAACACGGCCCTGTCGCTGATGGAGCGCTCCGAGGATTTCCGCTTCAATCAATCGACCGCCCATTATTACGCGCAGATGGAAGAGGAAGACCCGGAGCTTCTCGAGCGCATCAAGAACAAGGTCGCGGACGGAAAGTGGGAAACCGTCGGCGGCATGTGGGTAGAGCCCGACACGAATATGCCGACCGGCGAAAGCCTCGCCCGTCAGGTTCTCTATGGCCAGCGTTATTTCGAAAAGACCTTCGGCACCCGCCATACAGTCTGCTGGCTGCCGGATTGCTTCGGCTTTTCAGGCGCGCTGCCGCAAATCCTGAGACAGGGCGGCATCGACAGCTTCTTCACGATCAAGGTCAACTGGAGCGAGACCAACCATATTCCCTCCGATCTCTTCTGGTGGAAGGGCCTCGACGGCAGCCGGGTGCTGACCCATACGTTCGACAATCCGATGCAGGGCTATAACGGCTTCGTGCAACCCGATTGCTACGTGCCGACATGGAAGAATTTCCGCGGCAAGACGCAGCACGATACCTCGCTTCTGGCCGTCGGTTATGGCGACGGCGGCGGCGGCGTCACCCCAGAGATGGTTGAGCGCGAAGTGCAGCTACGCGATTTCCCGGCTATCCCGCAGGCACGCTGGGGCACCGTCAAAAGCTATTACGAGCAGGCGCACCGCACCGCGGGGGAAAAGAACCTTCCGGTGTGGGATGGCGAAATCTATCTGGAACTGCACCGCGCCACGCTGACGTCGCAAAGCGGCGTCAAGCGCAAGCATCGCCAGGCCGAACGGGCGCTGATCACCGCCGAAACCATCGCTTCGCTGGCCCATATGCTCGGAGCAGACAGTCCGAGAAGCCTCGAAGCGGATTGGCGCGTCGTGCTGAAGAACGAATTCCACGACATTCTGCCGGGCTCGAGCATCCGCGAAGTCTATCAAGATGCAGAGCAGGAACTGGACGGCGTCATCGAACATGCCAAGGCCGAACAGGCGGCGGGATTGCAAGCGCTGTCGGCCAAGCTGCCGAAGGGCGGGGTCGGCGATGCCCTCGTCGTCGTCAATCCGTCTCTTGCGGCCAGACCGCTCAGCGCAACGCTCTCCGACGGCACGGTCATTGCGGCCGCCGATCTCGTTGCCCCCTTATCCGTCGCGGTCTTCGACAAGGGCTCGCTCAGGCCGGCACGCGGGCTGACGGCAGGCCCCGACCGTCTCGAAAACGACCACCTCTCGGTCTCCATCGGCAAGGACGGGGCGGTTTCGAGCCTCCTTCACAAGGCCACGGGCAGGGAAGCGGTTGACGGCTCGGCAAACCAGCTCTGGGTCTATCCTGCCGACAAGCCGCGCAACTGGGACGCCTGGGACATCGATGCGGATTATGCCGAAAAGGCCGTCCGCCTCGATGCGCCTGACAGTATCACCCTCGTTGAAGACGGACCGCACCGCGCGGCGATCCGCGTCGTTTACCGCTACCGGAATTCGAGCGTCACGCAGACCTATGTGCTGACCGCCAACGCCAGGCGGCTCGACATCGAAACGAAGATCGACTGGCATGACCGCCGCACGCTTCTACGCACCTTGAACCCCGTCGCTGCGCAGGCCCGCAAGGCGACGTTCGAATGCGCCTTCGGCATCGTCGAGCGGGCAACGCACACGAATACGTCCTGGGAGCAGGCGATGTTCGAGGCCGTCGCGCACCGCTTCGTCGATATCAGCGAGCCGGACTTCGGTGTCGCGCTGCTCAACAATGCCAAATACGGTCATAGCGCCCGCGGCAATGTGATCGGCATGAGCCTCGTGCGCGGGCCGATCTATCCGGATCCGCTGGCCGATGAAGGGGAGCAGAGCTTCACCTATGCGTTGATGCCGCATGAAGGCACCTGGCATGAAGGCGGCGTTCTCGACGAGGCGATCGATCTCAATCAACCGCTTGTCGCGGCTGAGGCCAGCGGCCTCTCCACCGGCACTTTTGCGCCGCTTACGGTCACCGGTATCCCCGTTGCATTTTCTGGCCTTAAGCCGGCAGAAGAAGGCGATGGTCTCATCCTGCGCCTCTACGAACCAGCTGGTCGGCGCGGCAAGCTCTCCCTCGGTCTACCTTCCGGATGGGCAGCATCGCAGCCGCTGAACATTCTCGAAGAGCCGATGGAGCGCAAGGGACCTGCCGACATCATGCCGTTCGAAATCCGGACCTGGAAGCTGGAAACTGCCTGA
- a CDS encoding ROK family transcriptional regulator, which produces MRYLRSGPRRLQTQDTGAPRAKTVGLRSGEIADRNIRVILEAIRRHGPLTRMELGRHCGLTGPGITNILRRLAEEKLVSSNRRNGLSGGASATEFALRPEGAFSIGVKLRQRRGEAVLIDLSGQVHDRVYFSVDPADRVGVAHATVRNMVDRHAALPIIGLGIAANDWTEEQSDQIAAMSTIARPYVENECTASLLAERTIGSSGREGGLAMIIIDDDVQAGFLIRGIPYSGVHGRAGSIGEMLTGPDNVQLNTVVGFESLRSRIGDQDFTRLLQGEEFPSSSLSQWIREAAGHLLDPIIAMAGFLAPSVVMIGSDLPQGVIEALIHQLSIERRDTSTRPLLTPWISPMKPASFSGGGVALGAALLPFLNTLLLPPASA; this is translated from the coding sequence ATGCGGTATCTTCGATCAGGGCCGCGTCGGCTTCAAACCCAGGACACAGGCGCTCCGCGTGCCAAAACAGTCGGCCTGCGGTCCGGTGAAATCGCCGACCGGAACATTCGCGTCATCCTGGAAGCCATCCGCCGCCACGGCCCGCTGACGCGGATGGAGCTTGGCCGGCATTGCGGCCTGACCGGCCCGGGGATTACTAATATTCTTCGCCGACTGGCCGAAGAGAAGCTTGTCAGCTCCAACCGCCGCAACGGGCTCAGTGGCGGTGCGAGCGCCACCGAGTTTGCCTTGCGCCCGGAAGGCGCTTTCTCGATCGGCGTCAAGCTTCGCCAAAGGCGCGGCGAGGCCGTGCTCATCGATCTCAGCGGCCAGGTCCATGACCGGGTCTATTTCAGCGTGGACCCCGCAGACAGGGTCGGCGTGGCGCATGCGACTGTCAGGAATATGGTTGATCGCCACGCTGCCTTGCCGATCATCGGCCTTGGCATCGCCGCCAACGACTGGACGGAGGAGCAAAGCGATCAGATCGCCGCGATGTCGACGATCGCGCGTCCTTATGTCGAGAACGAGTGTACGGCGAGCCTTCTCGCCGAGCGCACGATCGGCAGCTCCGGCAGGGAAGGCGGACTTGCGATGATCATCATCGACGACGACGTCCAGGCCGGTTTTCTGATTCGCGGTATTCCCTATTCTGGCGTGCATGGCCGGGCAGGCAGCATCGGCGAAATGCTGACAGGCCCCGACAATGTCCAGCTCAATACCGTCGTCGGTTTCGAATCCCTGCGATCGCGGATCGGCGACCAGGACTTCACCCGCCTGCTGCAAGGGGAAGAATTCCCCTCGTCATCACTGTCGCAATGGATACGGGAAGCTGCAGGCCATCTGCTCGACCCGATCATCGCCATGGCTGGATTCCTCGCTCCGAGCGTCGTCATGATCGGCAGCGATCTGCCGCAGGGCGTGATCGAAGCGCTGATCCATCAGCTTTCCATCGAGCGGCGCGATACCTCGACGAGACCGTTGCTGACGCCCTGGATCTCACCGATGAAACCCGCGAGCTTCAGCGGCGGCGGCGTTGCGCTCGGTGCCGCCCTCCTGCCCTTCCTCAACACCTTGCTGCTGCCGCCAGCTTCGGCGTGA
- a CDS encoding ROK family transcriptional regulator: MNQALGARLSPDLTGANVEDAGEHNRAVVLRCIHRQAPISRAEIARRTGFTKPAIARIVDRLLDEGLIMEARRRHGLRGQPAIELEINPDACFAIGINIDRDHLTILAVDAVGNVRARVHHEKRFILPAEFLQLTADAISHFQRSRLIDDARLAGIGLAMPDWLGEISLLGKPEAYQEWTAFDVRAALENLTQHPVFIENEANAAALAELDYGLGAESSSFFYIAINPCPGGGLVLDGNGHRGAMGLSGEIGWLPIADGGDGKAHKVQLLGEIFSLFFLYDFLAQHGVEVSVPHDLLTLDAHGRRLVSQWLKEMSAHLAVAVKHIGMIVDPDAVLVGGRLPIRIVDELLRYVHEHLDAEDTSLPSLHRASLGEDASAMGAAAMPMAAALMLASADAAQRTRSPLKNMDRLNS; this comes from the coding sequence ATGAACCAGGCACTCGGCGCCAGACTGTCCCCGGATCTGACCGGCGCCAATGTCGAAGATGCAGGCGAGCATAACAGGGCTGTCGTCCTGCGCTGCATTCATCGCCAAGCGCCGATTTCGCGCGCTGAAATTGCCAGGCGGACGGGTTTTACCAAACCGGCAATCGCCCGGATCGTCGATCGCCTGCTGGATGAGGGCCTGATCATGGAAGCCCGCCGGCGGCATGGGTTGAGAGGCCAGCCGGCAATCGAACTCGAAATCAATCCGGATGCCTGCTTTGCCATCGGCATCAATATCGATCGCGACCATCTGACGATCCTGGCCGTCGATGCCGTCGGCAATGTCCGCGCCCGCGTGCATCACGAGAAACGCTTCATCCTGCCGGCGGAATTCCTGCAGCTCACGGCCGATGCTATTTCGCATTTCCAGCGCAGCCGGCTCATCGACGACGCGCGCCTCGCCGGCATCGGTCTGGCGATGCCGGATTGGCTTGGAGAGATTTCGCTCCTCGGCAAGCCCGAGGCTTATCAGGAATGGACGGCATTCGACGTGCGCGCCGCACTGGAAAACCTGACGCAGCATCCTGTCTTCATCGAGAACGAAGCGAATGCCGCAGCCCTGGCCGAACTCGATTACGGACTGGGTGCTGAAAGCAGCAGCTTTTTCTACATCGCCATCAATCCATGCCCGGGTGGCGGCCTCGTGCTCGACGGCAACGGTCATCGTGGCGCCATGGGCCTCAGCGGAGAAATTGGCTGGCTTCCGATCGCCGACGGCGGGGACGGGAAGGCCCATAAGGTCCAGCTTCTCGGCGAGATATTCTCGCTGTTCTTCCTCTATGATTTCCTCGCGCAGCACGGCGTCGAGGTGAGTGTTCCGCACGATCTCTTGACGTTGGATGCGCATGGCAGGCGCCTGGTGTCGCAGTGGCTGAAGGAAATGAGCGCGCATCTGGCAGTCGCCGTCAAGCATATCGGCATGATCGTCGACCCCGACGCCGTCCTCGTCGGCGGCAGACTGCCGATCCGCATTGTCGATGAATTGCTGCGCTATGTGCACGAGCATCTCGATGCCGAGGACACCAGCCTTCCCTCGCTTCATCGCGCCTCGCTCGGAGAGGATGCCTCGGCCATGGGGGCGGCGGCCATGCCGATGGCCGCAGCCCTCATGCTCGCATCGGCGGACGCTGCTCAACGCACACGTTCGCCACTCAAGAACATGGACCGCCTGAACAGTTGA
- a CDS encoding Gfo/Idh/MocA family protein, translating to MRLLILGTGGMANQHAANFKAIEGVSVVGGVDVVPERLAAFCTEHGIANHFTTLEEALAWGEFDAVANVTPDRIHHPTTLQAIAAGKHVFCEKPLATDAIKAMEMTEAIERSGKVGMVNFTYRNSPALQKGRQMVLAGEIGQVRHVEASHLQSWLVGRHWGDWKSESKWLWRLSKKHGSNGALGDIGIHIVDFASYGSGLDVAHVFARLKTFDKAPGHKIGEYDLDANDSFTMNVDFTGGAIGTIQATRTAAGQMDQLRLRVYGETGSIEMIYDTGKSTLRACLGEDVHTATWRDVSFDPVETNYQRFVQAVRAGKTQEPSFRRAANIQKVLDKALASDLSHADEALG from the coding sequence ATGCGTTTACTCATTCTCGGTACCGGCGGCATGGCCAACCAGCATGCCGCCAACTTCAAGGCGATTGAAGGCGTCAGCGTCGTGGGCGGCGTCGATGTCGTCCCGGAAAGGCTCGCGGCCTTTTGCACCGAACATGGCATCGCCAACCATTTCACGACCCTTGAGGAAGCTCTCGCCTGGGGCGAATTCGACGCTGTCGCAAATGTCACGCCGGACCGCATTCACCACCCGACGACGCTACAGGCGATCGCAGCCGGCAAGCACGTCTTCTGCGAAAAACCGCTCGCCACCGATGCGATCAAGGCCATGGAGATGACCGAGGCCATCGAGCGATCGGGCAAGGTCGGCATGGTCAATTTCACCTATCGCAATTCGCCCGCCCTCCAGAAGGGCCGGCAGATGGTTCTCGCCGGCGAAATCGGGCAAGTGCGCCATGTCGAGGCGTCGCATCTGCAAAGCTGGCTGGTCGGTCGTCATTGGGGCGACTGGAAGAGCGAAAGCAAATGGCTGTGGCGGCTGAGCAAGAAGCATGGATCCAACGGCGCGCTCGGCGATATCGGCATCCACATCGTCGATTTCGCATCATACGGTTCAGGGCTTGACGTTGCTCATGTCTTCGCGCGGCTGAAAACCTTCGACAAGGCGCCGGGCCACAAGATCGGCGAATATGATCTTGATGCGAATGACAGCTTTACGATGAATGTCGATTTCACCGGCGGGGCGATCGGGACGATCCAGGCGACGCGCACGGCGGCCGGACAGATGGATCAGCTGCGCCTCAGGGTCTATGGCGAAACCGGCTCGATCGAGATGATCTACGATACCGGAAAATCGACGCTTCGCGCCTGTCTTGGCGAAGACGTGCACACGGCGACCTGGCGTGACGTCAGCTTCGATCCGGTCGAGACGAACTACCAGCGTTTCGTCCAGGCCGTGCGGGCGGGAAAGACGCAGGAACCATCATTCCGGCGGGCGGCCAATATCCAGAAAGTCCTGGACAAGGCGCTGGCCTCCGATCTCAGCCACGCCGATGAAGCGCTCGGCTGA
- a CDS encoding carbohydrate ABC transporter permease: MSGRTGTRLGDAMSYLFMLIMFVFFAGPLTYLLSMAMRDKREIYRGAARYIPNNPTIDNFITVLNNSYFPIYLWNGLKLAALSGLGVLIVALPAAYAFSRFQFRGKGLSMMGLLLFQMISPLVIMVPLYRYMNRLGLLDTHFAVVMVYIALGVPLATWLLKSTVDGIPRSLDEAAMIDGCNRFSVFWRIVLPLSAPGIASVFIITVIAGWSQFLVPFLLLTKNDLMPIGVGIFNFRGMQTDSSIQLLAAACLIAVVPAIVAFLSLQRLILGAMTSGAVKG, encoded by the coding sequence ATGAGCGGACGGACCGGAACGCGGCTCGGCGATGCCATGAGCTATCTGTTCATGCTGATAATGTTCGTGTTCTTCGCCGGCCCCCTCACCTATCTCCTGTCGATGGCGATGCGTGACAAGCGCGAGATCTATCGCGGCGCGGCGCGATATATTCCAAACAATCCCACCATCGACAACTTCATCACCGTTCTCAACAACAGCTACTTTCCGATCTATCTCTGGAACGGGCTCAAACTTGCCGCCCTTAGCGGACTGGGCGTCCTGATCGTCGCACTGCCAGCGGCTTACGCCTTTTCCCGATTTCAATTCCGGGGCAAGGGCCTGTCGATGATGGGGCTGCTTCTCTTCCAGATGATCTCGCCGCTTGTCATCATGGTGCCGCTCTATCGCTACATGAACCGTCTCGGCCTGCTGGATACGCATTTTGCCGTCGTTATGGTCTACATCGCGCTGGGCGTTCCGCTGGCGACCTGGCTGTTGAAGAGCACGGTCGACGGCATCCCGCGCAGCCTCGACGAAGCGGCCATGATCGACGGCTGCAACAGGTTTTCCGTCTTCTGGCGCATCGTTCTGCCATTATCGGCGCCGGGCATAGCCTCGGTCTTCATCATCACGGTGATTGCAGGCTGGTCGCAATTTCTGGTGCCTTTTCTGTTGCTCACGAAAAATGATCTGATGCCGATCGGCGTCGGGATCTTTAACTTCCGCGGGATGCAAACCGACTCGTCCATCCAGTTGCTTGCCGCCGCCTGCCTGATCGCGGTCGTTCCGGCGATCGTCGCCTTCCTGTCGCTCCAGCGGCTGATCCTCGGTGCGATGACCAGCGGCGCGGTCAAGGGATGA